Proteins encoded together in one Mycobacterium noviomagense window:
- a CDS encoding SDR family oxidoreductase, whose amino-acid sequence MELSVPDLSGRLAVVTGANSGLGFGLARRLAGAGVDVAAEGRPIDILINNAGVMTPPRRQQTVDGFELQFGTNHLGHFALTGHLLPLLRAAPAARVVSVSSIAAQQRGLNFEDVNAERGYKPMRCYGIAKLAQLMFAVELDRRSRECGWGLMSSAAHPGLAKTNLLSGASYGLAKPTLQARLTQLTWRVLPFMWLDVDEGVKPTLYAAASPDARGGVYYGPRGFYETAGGGVGFAKVPSLARSDSDRQALWRLSEKLTGVSYPD is encoded by the coding sequence ATGGAGCTGTCGGTGCCGGATTTGTCCGGCAGGCTGGCGGTGGTCACCGGAGCCAACAGCGGGCTGGGGTTCGGTTTGGCGCGACGGCTGGCCGGCGCTGGTGTCGACGTGGCCGCGGAGGGTCGGCCGATCGACATCCTGATCAACAACGCCGGCGTGATGACCCCGCCGAGGCGTCAGCAGACCGTCGACGGGTTCGAGTTGCAGTTCGGCACCAACCATCTCGGGCATTTCGCGTTGACGGGTCATCTCTTGCCGCTGCTTCGCGCGGCGCCTGCGGCGCGGGTGGTGAGCGTCAGCAGCATCGCCGCCCAGCAGCGGGGCCTGAACTTCGAGGACGTCAACGCAGAGCGCGGGTATAAACCGATGCGGTGCTACGGGATCGCGAAGCTGGCGCAGCTGATGTTCGCGGTCGAGCTGGACCGGCGTAGCCGTGAGTGCGGCTGGGGGCTGATGTCCAGCGCGGCCCATCCAGGATTGGCCAAGACCAACCTGCTCAGCGGTGCGTCGTACGGGTTGGCCAAGCCCACGCTGCAGGCGCGGCTGACCCAATTGACGTGGCGGGTGTTGCCGTTCATGTGGCTCGACGTCGACGAGGGCGTCAAACCCACCCTGTATGCCGCCGCGTCACCCGACGCGCGTGGTGGCGTCTACTATGGCCCGCGCGGCTTCTACGAAACCGCCGGGGGAGGCGTTGGGTTCGCCAAGGTTCCCTCGCTGGCGCGCAGCGACTCCGACAGGCAAGCCCTGTGGCGGCTCTCCGAAAAACTCACCGGCGTCAGCTACCCGGACTGA
- a CDS encoding TetR/AcrR family transcriptional regulator — protein sequence MFTEAVTAARVLRNDRSAGTREAILSAAERLFAERGMYAVSNRQISEAAGQGNNAAACYHFGTRTDLLRAIESKHRVPIEELRARMLAEVGDSTDLRDWVGCLVRPLTDHLAALGNPSWYARFAAQAMADPAYREVVTKDALSSPQLVQTLHGINRCLPDLTKRVRFERMVMARNLLMHTCAEHEGGLAEHGVRSRAPWPLAAEGLIDAIAGLWQAPVRGIAVRRDE from the coding sequence GTGTTCACTGAGGCGGTGACCGCAGCCCGGGTCTTGCGCAACGACAGGTCGGCGGGCACCCGCGAGGCGATCTTGTCCGCGGCCGAGCGGCTGTTCGCCGAGCGGGGCATGTACGCGGTGTCCAACCGCCAGATCAGTGAAGCGGCGGGGCAGGGCAACAACGCCGCCGCCTGCTACCACTTCGGCACCAGGACGGACCTACTGCGCGCCATCGAAAGCAAGCACCGGGTTCCGATCGAGGAACTGCGGGCGCGGATGCTCGCCGAGGTCGGGGACTCGACCGACTTGCGCGACTGGGTGGGCTGCCTGGTACGCCCCCTCACCGACCACTTGGCTGCGCTCGGCAATCCCAGCTGGTATGCGCGCTTCGCCGCGCAGGCGATGGCCGATCCCGCCTACCGGGAGGTGGTGACCAAGGATGCGTTGTCGTCGCCGCAGCTGGTGCAGACACTGCACGGAATCAACCGGTGCCTTCCCGACCTGACGAAGCGGGTGCGCTTCGAGCGGATGGTGATGGCCCGCAATCTGCTGATGCACACGTGCGCCGAACACGAAGGCGGCCTGGCCGAGCACGGCGTCCGGTCACGGGCGCCCTGGCCGCTGGCGGCCGAAGGACTCATCGATGCGATCGCCGGGCTGTGGCAGGCACCGGTGCGCGGCATCGCAGTGCGACGAGACGAATAA
- a CDS encoding Na+/H+ antiporter, which translates to MFGLVVVVALVATVIVGTVLGKRYRVGPPVLLILLGALLGLIPRFGRTHLDGELVLLLFLPAILYWESMNTSFRELRANLRVIVLISVGLVVATAVAVSWTARAMGMESHAASVLGAVLSPTDAAAVAGLAKRLPRRPLTVLRAESIINDGTALVLFAVTVAVATGAPAIGPAALVGRFVGSYLGGIGAGLLVGWAVTLLRRRLDAPLEEGALSILTPFAAFLLAQSIRCSGVVAVLVAALVLTYVGPRVIRARSRLQSFAFWDMSTFLINGSLWVFVGVQIPGAVRGISGVDGGLRRAALLALAVTGVVIATRFAWMEITTVLIRAVDRRAVQRARRVDWRQRTVSSWAGFRGAVSLAAALAVPLTTRSGAPFPDRSLIIFVVSAVILVTVLVQGSTLPLVVRWARMPEDARHADELQLARTRSAEAALEALPRVAGELGASPELLRRLQKEYEEQAALVMADADGSAPNHAAERNDLIRRVRLAVLAHRRRAVTELRDQNRIDDIVLRELQAEMDLEEVQLLDPADAD; encoded by the coding sequence GTGTTCGGGCTCGTCGTAGTCGTTGCGCTGGTTGCCACGGTGATCGTGGGAACGGTTCTCGGCAAGCGCTATCGAGTCGGTCCGCCGGTTTTGCTCATCCTGCTGGGCGCGCTGCTGGGGCTGATCCCGCGCTTCGGCCGGACCCACCTCGACGGGGAACTCGTGCTGCTGCTGTTCCTGCCGGCGATCCTCTACTGGGAGAGCATGAACACCAGCTTTCGCGAGCTCCGCGCGAACCTGCGTGTCATCGTGCTGATCAGCGTCGGCCTGGTGGTTGCCACCGCGGTCGCGGTGTCGTGGACGGCGCGGGCGATGGGCATGGAGTCACACGCGGCGTCGGTCCTGGGCGCTGTGCTCTCCCCGACCGACGCTGCCGCCGTCGCGGGGTTGGCCAAGCGGTTGCCGCGACGGCCGCTGACGGTGCTGCGCGCCGAGAGCATCATCAACGACGGCACCGCGCTCGTTCTGTTCGCGGTCACCGTCGCGGTCGCCACCGGTGCCCCCGCGATCGGCCCGGCTGCCCTGGTCGGTCGTTTCGTCGGCTCCTACCTCGGCGGTATCGGCGCGGGCCTGCTGGTCGGCTGGGCGGTGACACTGTTGCGCCGGCGACTCGACGCGCCCCTGGAAGAGGGAGCCCTGAGCATCCTGACCCCGTTCGCGGCGTTCCTGCTGGCGCAGAGCATTCGCTGCAGTGGTGTCGTCGCCGTATTGGTGGCCGCCCTCGTGCTCACCTATGTCGGGCCACGGGTGATCCGCGCTCGCTCTCGTTTGCAGTCATTCGCCTTCTGGGACATGTCGACGTTTCTGATCAACGGCTCGCTGTGGGTGTTCGTCGGCGTGCAAATACCGGGGGCTGTGCGGGGGATCTCCGGGGTCGACGGCGGCCTTCGCCGCGCCGCGTTGCTGGCCCTGGCGGTCACCGGGGTCGTCATCGCGACCCGGTTCGCCTGGATGGAAATCACCACCGTGTTGATCCGGGCTGTGGACCGCCGCGCGGTGCAGCGCGCTCGCCGCGTCGACTGGCGCCAGCGCACCGTCTCCAGCTGGGCGGGATTCCGCGGCGCGGTGTCGCTTGCCGCTGCCTTGGCCGTCCCGCTGACCACTCGCAGCGGCGCCCCATTCCCCGACCGCAGCCTGATCATCTTCGTCGTGTCGGCTGTGATCCTGGTGACCGTGTTGGTGCAGGGAAGCACCTTGCCTCTGGTTGTGCGGTGGGCGCGGATGCCCGAAGACGCCAGGCACGCAGACGAATTGCAACTGGCGCGCACGCGCAGCGCCGAAGCAGCGTTGGAAGCGTTGCCGCGCGTCGCCGGTGAACTCGGGGCGAGCCCGGAACTGCTGAGGCGTCTGCAAAAAGAGTACGAAGAGCAGGCCGCGCTGGTCATGGCCGACGCCGACGGCTCGGCGCCCAACCACGCCGCCGAGCGCAACGATCTGATTCGGCGGGTACGCCTCGCAGTGCTTGCCCACCGGCGCCGGGCCGTCACCGAGCTGCGCGACCAAAACCGCATCGACGACATCGTGCTGCGCGAGCTGCAAGCGGAGATGGACCTCGAAGAGGTGCAGCTGCTCGACCCCGCCGACGCCGATTAG
- a CDS encoding DUF2237 family protein produces the protein MPDRNVLGGPLEPCGTDPLTGFYRDGCCSTGPEDLGLHTICAVVTAEFLRHQRSIGNDLVTPRPVYMFPGLTPGDRWCVTARNWLRAYHDGCAAPVVLASTHERTLDVLELEALREHAVDVPDDLGDL, from the coding sequence ATGCCTGATCGCAACGTGCTGGGCGGGCCGCTGGAACCGTGCGGCACGGACCCACTCACCGGCTTCTACCGAGACGGCTGCTGCTCGACCGGCCCGGAAGACCTCGGACTGCACACCATCTGCGCCGTCGTGACCGCCGAGTTCCTGCGCCACCAGCGCTCGATCGGCAACGATCTGGTGACGCCGAGGCCGGTGTACATGTTCCCCGGCCTGACCCCGGGGGACCGTTGGTGCGTCACCGCGAGGAACTGGTTGCGGGCCTACCACGACGGCTGCGCTGCCCCGGTGGTGTTGGCCTCCACCCATGAGCGGACCCTCGATGTGTTGGAACTCGAGGCGCTGCGTGAGCACGCCGTCGACGTGCCCGACGATCTGGGCGACCTGTAA
- a CDS encoding HNH endonuclease signature motif containing protein, which yields MSSTASPAAALSPAERLEALFEELAELAGQRNAIDGRIVEIVAEMDRDELCGATGARSVAALVAWKLGLSSANAHTIATVARRLAEFPRCAAGMAEGRLSLDQLGVIAAGAGEGSDEHYARLAAVATVNQLRTAVRLEPRPEPDPQPEPQRSITKTYGEQSTCWRITLPHDEAAKFDSALASHLDALVAEWKRDHGTRERTAENCPPLPTTVEAFMRLVDAGWDAEAARRPHGHHTTVVVHVDVAQRAAVLHLGPLLSDAARRYLTCDATCEVWFERDGEVIGAGRATRVINRRLRRALEHRHPTCAVPGCGATRGLHAHHIRHWEDGGATELVNLVLVCPYHHRLHHRGVITIAGTADVLIVTDSSGRRLSAGSLARAPNLPPPAVPPCPGPTGERADWWWYDPFQPQPPPTNN from the coding sequence ATGTCCTCGACCGCATCGCCTGCCGCGGCGCTGAGCCCTGCCGAGCGTCTTGAGGCGTTGTTCGAGGAGTTGGCGGAGTTGGCCGGTCAGCGCAATGCAATTGATGGGCGCATTGTGGAGATCGTCGCCGAGATGGACCGCGACGAGCTCTGCGGTGCCACGGGTGCGCGGTCGGTGGCGGCGTTGGTGGCCTGGAAGCTGGGCTTGTCATCGGCAAATGCGCACACGATCGCCACCGTGGCGCGCCGGCTGGCGGAGTTTCCGCGCTGCGCGGCGGGCATGGCTGAGGGCCGGCTATCGCTGGATCAGCTCGGCGTCATCGCCGCAGGGGCGGGCGAGGGTTCCGATGAGCATTACGCGCGGCTGGCGGCGGTCGCCACGGTCAACCAGTTGCGCACCGCGGTGCGGTTGGAACCGCGACCCGAACCCGATCCTCAGCCGGAACCGCAGCGCTCGATCACCAAGACCTACGGCGAGCAGTCCACTTGTTGGCGGATCACACTTCCTCACGACGAGGCGGCGAAGTTCGACTCCGCCCTGGCGTCTCACCTTGATGCGCTAGTGGCCGAGTGGAAGCGCGATCACGGCACTCGCGAGCGCACAGCAGAGAATTGTCCGCCGTTGCCTACCACCGTCGAGGCGTTTATGCGCCTGGTTGATGCTGGATGGGACGCTGAGGCGGCCCGCCGCCCACACGGGCATCACACCACGGTGGTGGTGCACGTCGACGTTGCGCAGCGGGCAGCGGTGCTGCATCTGGGTCCGCTGCTGTCCGACGCCGCACGCCGATACCTGACCTGTGATGCCACCTGTGAAGTCTGGTTCGAACGTGACGGCGAGGTCATCGGCGCCGGCCGAGCGACGCGGGTGATCAACCGGCGGCTTCGCCGCGCGCTCGAGCACCGCCATCCCACATGCGCGGTTCCCGGCTGTGGGGCCACCCGCGGTCTGCACGCACACCACATTCGGCACTGGGAAGACGGCGGTGCCACCGAGTTGGTCAACCTGGTGTTGGTATGCCCGTATCACCATCGGTTGCACCACCGGGGTGTGATCACCATCGCCGGAACCGCCGACGTTCTCATCGTCACTGACAGTTCCGGTCGACGGCTCAGCGCCGGATCGCTCGCGCGTGCGCCGAACCTTCCCCCGCCCGCCGTCCCGCCGTGCCCCGGGCCCACCGGCGAGCGCGCCGACTGGTGGTGGTATGACCCCTTTCAGCCGCAGCCACCACCAACAAACAACTAG
- a CDS encoding SRPBCC family protein: protein MVELHVERTIAASPEQVFDWLADPRSLTAAPLVLKAGWAQGVSGPAVGALREVHGVGTWFREEITAFDRPRSYAYLIVRSFPPFNHEGGTLTFTPSGDGTHVDWRSNYTHPGRAGGALLEAITRRLLRSSFLAILAACAKALESQQRSQQ from the coding sequence ATGGTCGAGCTTCACGTCGAGCGCACGATTGCCGCATCCCCAGAACAGGTCTTCGACTGGCTGGCCGACCCACGCAGTTTGACTGCTGCGCCGCTGGTTCTCAAGGCCGGTTGGGCGCAGGGCGTGTCAGGGCCGGCCGTCGGCGCGCTGCGGGAGGTGCACGGAGTCGGCACCTGGTTCCGCGAAGAGATCACGGCCTTCGATCGGCCGCGTAGCTACGCGTATCTGATCGTCCGCTCATTTCCCCCGTTCAATCACGAGGGCGGCACATTGACGTTCACCCCGTCGGGCGATGGGACCCACGTCGACTGGCGAAGCAACTACACCCATCCGGGCCGCGCGGGAGGCGCATTGCTGGAGGCAATCACGCGTCGGTTGCTGCGCTCGAGCTTCCTGGCGATCCTGGCCGCCTGCGCCAAGGCGCTTGAGAGCCAACAGCGATCTCAGCAGTGA
- a CDS encoding DUF2652 domain-containing protein: MAIRRAVLLIADIGGYTRYMHWNRMHLAHAQLTVAALLEAVIDAAKGLKLAKLEGDAAFFWAPDGDAKVLVCDGLSPMRQAFLTCREVMKKDDACDCASCAQLDNLSLKFVAHEGEVAEQRVKRRAELAGIDVILVHRMLKNQVPVPEYVLMTDPVAQCLDESVRQLCKPLIHHFPDIGQTPTHYIDLATSEIPPTVPERSTSARLAAKLKFELSALPFVLGIKKPAAGFRNLGRGSTEMTPA; encoded by the coding sequence ATGGCCATCCGGCGCGCCGTACTCCTCATTGCCGACATCGGCGGCTACACGCGCTACATGCATTGGAATCGGATGCATTTAGCCCATGCACAGCTGACTGTGGCAGCGCTGCTTGAAGCGGTCATCGACGCCGCCAAAGGCCTCAAGCTGGCGAAGCTGGAAGGCGACGCAGCGTTCTTCTGGGCACCGGACGGCGACGCCAAAGTGCTTGTCTGCGACGGGCTCTCTCCGATGCGCCAGGCGTTCCTTACATGTCGCGAGGTGATGAAAAAAGACGATGCCTGTGACTGCGCCAGCTGCGCACAGCTGGACAACCTGTCACTCAAGTTCGTCGCCCACGAGGGCGAGGTGGCAGAGCAACGGGTGAAGCGCCGCGCCGAGCTCGCCGGCATCGACGTCATCCTGGTGCACCGCATGCTGAAAAACCAAGTACCGGTACCGGAATACGTGCTGATGACCGACCCGGTGGCGCAATGCCTCGACGAGTCGGTGCGCCAGCTCTGCAAGCCGCTGATTCACCACTTCCCGGACATCGGCCAAACGCCGACCCACTACATCGACCTGGCCACGTCCGAGATTCCACCGACTGTGCCTGAGCGCAGCACATCTGCCCGGCTGGCAGCCAAGCTCAAGTTCGAGTTGAGTGCACTGCCGTTCGTACTGGGCATCAAGAAACCCGCCGCGGGCTTCCGCAACCTGGGCCGTGGCAGCACCGAAATGACGCCGGCATGA
- a CDS encoding SDR family oxidoreductase, whose protein sequence is MVIGASSGLGRCIGVGLAQRGDQVALLARRRERIEAAAKDAGHGALAIECDVTDEASCRSAVTAAADALGGIDNLVYTPAIGPLVRMVDTDAETWRRIFDTNVIGAALATAAAVPHLTASAGKAVYLSSDAGSFGPPWPGLGAYGVSKAALERLVEAWRAEHPDIGFTCLIVGECPGGEGDGQTGMSSGWDLELAKQAYPLWLSRGCMPGKLMPVEDLIDVVHTILRTDASTSMPLVVARGAPASPAAFLDSGQA, encoded by the coding sequence GTGGTGATCGGCGCCTCGAGCGGGCTCGGGCGCTGCATCGGGGTCGGGCTTGCGCAGCGAGGTGATCAGGTCGCGCTTCTCGCCCGGCGCCGAGAGCGCATCGAAGCGGCGGCGAAAGATGCCGGACACGGCGCTCTCGCCATCGAATGCGACGTCACCGACGAGGCGTCGTGCCGGTCGGCGGTCACCGCGGCCGCCGATGCGCTCGGCGGCATCGACAACCTCGTCTACACGCCCGCCATCGGGCCGCTCGTCCGCATGGTCGATACCGACGCCGAAACCTGGCGGCGCATCTTCGACACCAACGTCATAGGCGCGGCGCTGGCCACTGCCGCGGCCGTGCCGCACTTGACGGCCTCGGCAGGCAAGGCGGTCTATCTTTCTTCTGACGCAGGCAGTTTCGGGCCGCCGTGGCCGGGCCTGGGCGCATATGGCGTCAGCAAGGCAGCGCTGGAGCGACTCGTCGAGGCATGGCGGGCCGAGCACCCCGACATCGGCTTCACCTGCCTCATCGTCGGGGAATGCCCCGGCGGCGAGGGTGACGGCCAAACGGGAATGAGCAGCGGCTGGGATCTCGAGTTGGCCAAACAGGCGTACCCGCTTTGGTTGTCGCGCGGCTGCATGCCCGGCAAGTTGATGCCCGTCGAGGACCTCATCGACGTTGTGCATACGATCTTGCGCACCGATGCTTCGACGTCGATGCCGCTCGTGGTTGCCCGAGGCGCACCGGCCAGCCCGGCGGCGTTTCTGGATTCCGGTCAGGCGTAG
- a CDS encoding aldo/keto reductase, translating into MKYLDVDGVGKVSRIGLGTWQFGSFEWGYGDSYASGAARDIVQRALALGVTLFDTAEIYGLGKSERILGEALGDKRADVAVASKIMPVAPFPPVVKQRARASARRLRLDRIPLYQVHQPNPVVPDSVIMPGMRELLDSGVIGAAGVSNYSLSRWQKADAALGRPVISNQVHFSLAHPQALDDLVPFAQRENRIVIAYSPLAQGLLGGKYGVENRPGGVRAVNPLFGTENLRRIEPLLQTLRDVGAEVDAKPAQVALAWLISLPGVVAIPGASSVEQLEFNVAAADIELSAAARDALTDAARAFRPVPARRFLTDMVHERVLRR; encoded by the coding sequence ATGAAATACCTGGACGTCGACGGAGTCGGGAAAGTCAGCCGGATCGGGCTGGGCACGTGGCAGTTCGGATCGTTCGAATGGGGCTACGGGGACAGTTATGCCTCCGGCGCGGCCCGTGACATCGTTCAGCGCGCCCTCGCCTTGGGGGTGACGCTGTTCGATACCGCCGAGATCTACGGACTCGGGAAAAGCGAACGGATCCTCGGCGAAGCACTCGGTGACAAGCGCGCCGACGTTGCGGTGGCCAGCAAGATCATGCCGGTCGCGCCGTTTCCTCCCGTGGTCAAGCAACGTGCCCGCGCCAGTGCGCGGCGGCTGCGGCTCGATCGCATCCCGCTCTACCAGGTCCACCAGCCCAACCCGGTAGTCCCCGATTCGGTGATCATGCCCGGGATGCGCGAACTGCTGGACAGCGGCGTCATCGGCGCGGCTGGCGTGTCGAACTATTCGCTGTCACGTTGGCAGAAGGCCGACGCCGCGCTCGGGCGTCCGGTCATCAGCAACCAGGTGCATTTCTCGCTCGCCCATCCCCAGGCGCTCGACGACCTGGTCCCGTTCGCGCAGCGCGAGAACCGCATCGTGATCGCCTACAGCCCATTGGCGCAGGGCCTGCTGGGCGGCAAGTACGGCGTCGAGAACCGGCCCGGTGGCGTCCGCGCCGTCAACCCGCTTTTCGGCACGGAAAACCTGCGTCGCATCGAGCCGCTGCTGCAGACGTTGCGCGACGTCGGCGCCGAGGTCGACGCGAAGCCGGCACAGGTGGCGCTGGCCTGGCTGATCAGCCTGCCGGGCGTCGTGGCCATTCCGGGGGCGTCCAGCGTCGAGCAACTCGAGTTCAACGTGGCCGCCGCCGATATCGAGCTGAGCGCCGCGGCCCGCGACGCGCTCACCGACGCGGCGCGTGCGTTCCGACCAGTCCCGGCCAGGCGATTCCTTACCGATATGGTCCACGAGAGGGTGTTGCGTCGCTGA
- a CDS encoding cytochrome P450 codes for MNQQGVSDYPSGRLNGRSPVWAPDATATDPADPAFHAAPNRFDMWRRRREHPVAWTESAAYGGFWSVTSHGLAREVLQNPRQFASGSGMRLGANARAVALASGRMLVVTDGASHRRLRAAHSAWLSSSAIDRMHSAIEDDIEHLLGELIAGGGSFDAVKDLGAVVARQVLARVLGIPQADWAKLGRLIDAAYATNVAQDAAEAHGELFMYLDELLAQRRARPQDDFVTALSQTTVDGRTLTDDEILLNCDGMLTGGLETTPLAVSGAMVAFAQDPDCWQRLREHPELLNSAVEEILRWTSPPGHVLRTATAEISLGDAQIRSGDRVVLWIPSANRDEAVFPDGEHFVLDRQPNPHLSFGGGPHYCVGAVLARLELRCLLMVLTRNVASIAVTGREDLRHSNFLHGQEVAEVTVAPARQ; via the coding sequence GTGAATCAGCAAGGTGTGTCCGACTACCCGTCCGGCCGGTTGAACGGGCGGTCGCCGGTTTGGGCGCCTGACGCAACAGCTACCGACCCGGCCGATCCTGCTTTTCACGCCGCGCCCAATCGATTTGACATGTGGCGGCGGCGCCGCGAGCATCCGGTTGCGTGGACGGAATCGGCCGCCTACGGCGGGTTCTGGTCGGTTACCAGCCACGGCCTGGCACGCGAAGTGCTGCAAAACCCTCGGCAGTTCGCGTCGGGCTCGGGCATGCGTCTGGGCGCCAATGCCCGGGCGGTTGCATTGGCTTCGGGAAGGATGCTGGTCGTGACCGACGGTGCCAGTCATCGCAGATTGCGCGCCGCGCACTCGGCGTGGCTGTCGAGTTCGGCAATTGACCGAATGCATTCCGCCATCGAGGACGACATCGAGCACCTGCTTGGCGAGCTGATTGCCGGCGGTGGCTCGTTTGACGCCGTCAAAGATCTCGGCGCCGTAGTAGCCCGCCAAGTGCTGGCACGAGTGCTGGGAATACCGCAGGCGGACTGGGCGAAACTGGGCAGACTGATCGACGCCGCCTACGCCACCAACGTTGCGCAGGACGCCGCCGAAGCCCACGGGGAACTATTCATGTACCTCGACGAGCTGCTTGCACAGCGTCGGGCTCGTCCACAGGACGACTTCGTCACCGCGCTCTCGCAGACAACCGTTGACGGCCGCACGCTCACCGACGACGAGATCTTGCTCAACTGCGACGGCATGCTCACCGGCGGGCTGGAAACGACTCCACTCGCGGTATCGGGCGCGATGGTGGCTTTCGCCCAGGATCCCGATTGCTGGCAGCGGCTGCGCGAGCATCCGGAGCTCCTCAACTCCGCTGTGGAAGAGATCCTGCGGTGGACGTCACCCCCGGGCCACGTGCTGCGGACCGCCACCGCCGAGATATCCCTGGGCGACGCCCAGATTCGCTCAGGCGACCGAGTCGTGCTGTGGATACCGTCCGCCAACCGTGACGAAGCGGTCTTCCCCGACGGGGAGCATTTCGTGCTGGACCGCCAACCCAACCCACATCTGTCCTTCGGCGGCGGTCCGCACTACTGCGTCGGCGCGGTGTTGGCCCGCCTCGAATTACGCTGTCTGCTAATGGTTTTGACGCGCAACGTCGCTTCGATCGCTGTGACCGGCCGCGAGGACCTCCGGCACTCGAACTTCCTGCACGGCCAAGAGGTCGCCGAAGTGACCGTCGCGCCCGCCCGGCAGTAG
- a CDS encoding pyridoxal phosphate-dependent aminotransferase gives MSRLQRYAAPVFNDMSALAARVGAIDLGIGYPDEDGPPAMLKAAQEAIAGGRNQYPPGMGIAALRQAIAAQRKRHFGIEYDPDTEVLVTVGATEAIASAVLGLVEPGSEVLMVEPFYDSYSPVVAMAGARRVLVQLVPDGRGFALDVDAMRRAVTPRTRALIVNSPHNPTGMVLTADEVEAIAQIAVDADLLVISDEVYEHLAYSPQHRHLPLAGVDGMAERTVTVSSASKAFNCTGWRIGWACGPARLIGGLRAAKQHLSYVGSAPFEPAVALALNTGDDWVGMRRKLLRARRDRLTTALTEIGFDVHHSAGTYFLCADPRPLGYDDSTAFCAAMSDKVGVVAMPMSDYCDPAAEHAAAWNHLVRFNFAKRDDTLDEAIRRLAALRNGH, from the coding sequence GTGTCGCGACTGCAACGGTATGCAGCCCCGGTGTTCAACGACATGTCGGCGCTGGCCGCGCGTGTCGGCGCGATCGATCTCGGCATCGGATATCCCGACGAGGACGGGCCGCCCGCAATGCTGAAGGCCGCCCAAGAGGCGATCGCCGGGGGTCGCAACCAGTACCCACCCGGGATGGGCATCGCGGCGCTGCGGCAGGCCATCGCTGCCCAGCGGAAGCGGCACTTCGGCATCGAATACGACCCGGACACTGAGGTATTGGTGACGGTCGGGGCCACCGAGGCCATCGCGTCGGCAGTGCTAGGCCTGGTCGAGCCGGGCTCGGAGGTACTGATGGTCGAGCCGTTCTACGACTCGTACTCGCCGGTGGTGGCGATGGCCGGTGCGCGGCGCGTGCTCGTGCAGCTGGTGCCCGACGGGCGCGGCTTCGCCCTCGACGTCGACGCGATGCGGCGCGCGGTGACACCGCGAACCAGGGCGTTGATCGTCAACTCACCGCATAACCCCACGGGCATGGTGCTGACCGCGGACGAAGTCGAGGCCATTGCACAGATCGCAGTGGACGCCGACCTGTTGGTCATCAGCGACGAGGTCTATGAGCACCTGGCGTACTCGCCCCAGCATCGCCACTTGCCGCTGGCCGGCGTCGACGGCATGGCCGAGCGCACGGTCACCGTCTCGAGCGCGTCGAAGGCGTTCAACTGCACCGGGTGGAGAATAGGATGGGCCTGCGGCCCAGCCAGACTCATCGGCGGATTGAGGGCCGCCAAACAGCACCTGAGCTACGTCGGCAGCGCGCCGTTTGAGCCCGCGGTGGCGTTGGCATTGAACACGGGCGACGACTGGGTCGGTATGCGCCGAAAGCTACTGCGGGCCAGACGGGACCGGCTGACGACAGCCTTGACCGAGATCGGCTTCGACGTGCACCACAGCGCCGGCACCTACTTCCTGTGTGCGGACCCGCGTCCGTTGGGTTACGACGACAGCACGGCCTTCTGCGCGGCGATGTCGGACAAGGTGGGCGTGGTTGCGATGCCGATGTCGGATTACTGCGACCCGGCAGCCGAACATGCCGCGGCGTGGAATCACCTGGTGCGCTTTAATTTCGCGAAGCGCGACGACACACTCGACGAGGCAATCAGGCGACTTGCAGCGCTCCGCAACGGGCACTAG